GGCACGGCGCCGCGGCACCGCGCGGCGGCCCGGGCGGGGGTGGTCGCGGCCGTCGCCCTCGCCGGGGCCGCGCTGGCGGGGTGCGCACCGCAGGTCGGCGTCACCGTCGCCCCGCACGCGACGGACCCCGCCTGCGCCCGCGTCGTGCTCACGCTGCCCGACTCGCTGGGCGACGGCCTGGACGAGGTCCGCACCACCAGCCAGGCGACCGCGGCGTGGGGCGACCCGTCCGACCCGGTGACGCTGCGCTGCGGCGTGGAGGTGCCCGGCCCGACCACCGAGCAGTGCGTGACGATGGAGACCGCGAGCGGGCCGGGCATCGACTGGCTCGTGCGCGCCGAGGCGGAGGCGGCGGACGGCGCGAACGCGCCCGCGGACCCCGCCGAGAACCCGGGCTCGTCCGACTGGACCTTCGTGACCTACGGGCGCGACCCCGCGGTGGAGGTCCACGTGCCGGCCGCCGTCGTGGCGGAGCGGTCGACGTCGTTCCTCGACGCCCTCAGCCCGGCGATCGCGCAGGTCGAGGCGACGCGCTCCTGCGTCTGACCGCTCAGCGCAGCCCGGTGGGGCGCTCGAGCGCCAGCCGCAGCAGCTCGTCCAGCAGGTCGGGGTAGGACAGGCCGCTCTGCTGCCACATGCGCGGGTACATCGAGAACGGCGTGAACCCCGGCATGGTGTTGATCTCGTTCACCACCACGTCGCCGTCGGGCGTGACGAACACGTCGACGCGGGCCAGGCCCTCGCCGTCCACCGCCTCGAACGTGCGGACGGCGACGTCCTGCACCCGCGCGATCACGTCCGCCGGCAGGTCGGCGGGGCAGGACAGCTCGACGGCGGCCTCGTCGAGGTACTTCGCCTCGAAGTCGTAGAACCCGTGGCGGTCGTCGGTGACGACGATCTCGCCCGGCAGCGACGCGCGCGGTCGGGAGCCGCCGCGGCCCCCGAGCACGGCGCACTCGATCTCGCGCCCGACGATCGCGGCCTCGACGACGACCTTCGGGTCGTGCCGCTGCGCCTCCGCGACGGCGGCGGGCAGGTCGGCCAGGTCGGTCACGCGGGTGATGCCGATGCTGGAGCCGGCGCGGGCGGGCTTGACGAACAGCGGCAGCCCGAGCGCCTCGACGCGCGCCCGCACGCCGTCGCGGTCGGTGGCCAGGTCGTCGCCCCGCAGCGTGACGTAGGGGCCCACGGGCAGGCCCGCGCCCGCGAGCACGACCTTCATGAAGTGCTTGTCCATGCCGACCGCCGACGCGAGGACGCCGGCGCCGACGTAGCGCACGTCCGCGAGCTCGAGCATGCCCTGGAGCGTGCCGTCCTCGCCGAACGGCCCGTGCAGCAGCGGGAGCACCACGTCGACGGCGCCCAGGGCGGCCGCGGGCACGCCCGGCTCGATGACCTGGAGCTCGCGCGACCCGGCCTCCTGCGGCAGCAGCACCTGCTCCGGCGCCGCCTCGACCTCCGGCAGCCGCCCGTCGACGATCGCCCACCGGTCCGGGTCGTCGGCGACGCGCACCCAGCGGCCCTGCGGGGTGATGCCGATGGGCAGCACGTCGTACCGGTCGCGGTCGATCGCACGCAGCACGGCGCCGGCGGTGGCGCACGAGATCGCGTGCTCGCTGGAGCGCCCGCCGAACAGGACGAGGACGCGCGGACGGGCGGACGGGGACTGCTCGGTGCTGGACATCGCCCGCGAGCCTAGTCGCAGCGTGGGACGCGCGAGGGCGGCACGCGGTCGCGGCGTACCCTGCGCTGCGTGACGCACCCCGACCCCACCGCCCTCGCCCGCGAGACGCTCGCCGTGACCGCCGGACGCCCGCCGCGCGCCCAGGGCGCCCCGGTCAACCCGCCCGTCGTGCTGTCCTCGACGTACGTGTCGCAGGGCGTGCCGCAGCCGGGCGAGCTGATGTACGCGCGCGGCGACACCGAGACGTGGGGGCCGTTCGAGCAGACGCTCGGCGCGCTGGAGGGCTCGACCCACCCGGCGCTCGTGTACGGCTCCGGCATGGCGGCGATCGCCGCGGCGCTCTCGCTGGTCCCGCACGGCGGGCGCCTGGTGCTGCCGCGGCACGCCTACCAGGTGACGCTGGGGTACGCGCGCGACCTCGCCGAGCGCTCGGACGTCGAGGTGGACCACGTCGACGTCGCGGACACCGCGGCGGTCGTCGCGGCCCTCGACCCGTCCACCTCCCCCACGGGCAGGCCGACGTCGCTGCTGTGGGTCGAGTCCCCCACGAACCCGATGCTCGAGGTGGCGGACCTCCCGGCCCTGGTCGCGGCCGGCCACGCCGCCGGCGCGCTGGTCGCGGTCGACAACACGTTCGCGACGCCGCTCGTGCAGCGGCCGCTCGAGCACGGGGCCGACGTCGTCGTGCACTCCGTGACGAAGTACCTCGCGGGCCACAGCGACGTCGTGCTCGGCGCGGTGCTCACGGACGACGCGGCGCTGCGGGAGCGGCTGCACACCTACCGGACGGTGCACGGCGCGATCGCCGGCCCGTTCGAGGTGTACCTGGCGCTGCGCGGCGTCCGGACGCTCGCGCTGCGGGTCGAGCGCTCGCAGCGCACCGCGCTCGACCTCGCGCACCGCCTCGCCGCCCACCCCGGCGTCGTCGAGGTGCGCCACCCGGGCCTGCCGGGCGACCCGGGCCACGCCCGCGCGACCGCGCAGATGGCCGGCTACGGCTCGATCATCGGGCTGCGCCCGGCGGGCGGCGCGGCCGGGGCGGACGCGGTCGTCGAGCGGCTGCGGCTGTGGGTGCCGGCCACCAGCCTCGGCGGGGTGGAGTCCAGCATCGAGCGCCGCCGCCGGTTCGCGACGGAGTCCCCCACGGTCCCGGAGGACCTGCTCCGCCTCTCGGTCGGCATCGAGGACGTCGAGGACCTCTGGCGCGACCTCGCCCAGGCGCTCCCCTCCTGACCCTCCCGCCCGGTCCTCCTGTGCGACCTGCGGACCTGCGAGGTCGTCACGTCCGGCCGAGGTCGTCAGCCCGGCCTGACGACCTCGGCTCGAGCTGACGACCTCGCGCGTCAGCGGATCGTGAACGGGGCGCGCAGGAGCGCGGCGTCGCGGGAGCTCGGGCCGACCAGGAGGTCGAACTCGCCGGGCTCGATGACGCGGCGGCCGGCGGCGTCGACGATCGTGCAGTCCGCGACCGGCACCTCCAGCGCGACGCGCACCGACTCGCCGGGGGCGACGTCGACCTGCCGGAACGCCTTGAGCTCCTTGTCGGCCCACGAGACCGACGTCACGCGGTCCGAGACGTAGACCTGCACGGTCTCCCGCACGGGCCGCGCGCCGGTGTTGCGGACCGTGATCTCGGCCCGGACCACGTCGCCGGCGCCCAGGTCGGTGGCCGCGAGCGCGAGGTCGGCGTACTCGACGGTGGAGTACGTGAGGCCCTCCCCGAACGCGAACGCCGGCCGCTGGGTGAGGTCGGCGTAGCGGTCGCCGTGCTGGCCGCGGATCTGGTTGTAGTACGTCGGCTGCTGGCCGACGTGCCGCGCGAACGACACGGGCAGGCGGCCGGACGGCTCGGCGAGCCCGAGCAGCAGCTCCGCGAGCGCCCGGCCGCCCTGCATGCCGGGGTTCGCGGCCCACACGAGGGCGTCCGCGCCGAGCGCCGACTCGGGCAGCACCAGCGGCTTCGAGGCCAGCAGCACCACGACGAGCGGCGTCCCGGTCGCGGCGAGGGCGTCGAGCAGGGCGACCTGCCCGCCGACGAGCTCGAGGGTCGCGGTGGAGCGCCCCTCCCCGACCAGCTCGATGCGGTCCCCCACGACGGCGACCACGTAGTCCGCGTCGCGCGCCGCCGCGACCGCCTCGGCGATCATCGCCTCGTCCGGCTCGGCGGGCACGACGACCGGCGGGCGCGGCTGCCCGTCGGGGAACGTCGCCCCCTCCGGGTCGGGCTCCAGCGTGAGGATCTCCGCACCGCGGGCGTGGTCGACCACCCAGCCCTCGGGCGCGGCGGCCCGCAGCCCGTCCAGCACCGTCGTGATCATGTCGCGCGGCTGGCCGTCGGGCAGCCAGTCGGCCTGGCCGGACGAGCCCGCCCAGTCGCCGAGCTGCGTCTGCGCGTCGTCGGCGAGCGGCCCGACGACGGCGATCCGCCGGCTGCCGGCGCCCGTCGGAGCCACCGAACGGACCGCGGCGGCGCCGCCCGGCGGGACGGGCGCTCCGGGCGCCGCAGCGGTCCCGGGCGTGCAGCCGCCGGCCAGCGGCAGCACGGCGCCCTCGTTGCGCAGCAGCACCAGCGAGCGCCTCGCGACCTCGAGGTTGAGCGCGGCGTGGTCGGCGCGGCCGATGACGGCGGCCTGGGTGGCCGGGTCGGGGCGGCGCGGGTCCTCGAACAGCCCGAGCCGGAACTTCAGCGTGAGGATGCGGGCGACCGCGGGCTCGAGGTCCGCCTCCGTCAGCAGGCCCCGCTCGATCGCCTCCAGCGCGCCCTCGAAGAACCGCGGCGTCGTCATGACCATGTCGTTGCCGGCCTTCACCGCGGCGGCGGCGGCGTGCGCGTAGTCGGGCTGCACCTTCTGCTCCCAGACCATGCGCCCGACGTTGTCCCAGTCGGTGACGAGCGTGCCGGTGTAGCCCCACTCGCCGCGCAGCACCTCGTTGAGCAGCCAGTCGTTGACGGTGATCGGCACGCCGTCGGTGGTCTGGTAGCCGAGCATGAACGTCGCGCAGCCCTCCCGGGCCACCCGCTCGAACGGGGGCAGGAACCACGACCGCAGCTTGCGCCGCGAGATGTCCGCCTCGGAGGCGTCCCGGCCGCCCTGCGTCTCGGAGTACCCGGCGAAGTGCTTCGCGGTGGCGAGGATCGCGGTCGGGTCGGCCAGGCCGTCACCCTGGTAGCCGCGGACCATCGCGGAGGCGAGCTCCCCGATGAGGTGCGGGTCCTCGCCGAACGTCTCGTCGACGCGGCCCCAGCGCAGGTCGCGGGTGATGCAGAGCACCGGGCTGAACGTCCAGTGCACGCCGGTGGGGGCGACCTCCCGCGCGGTGGCCCGGGCGACCTGCTCGACCAGCGCCGGGTCCCAGCTCGCGGCCATCCCGAGCTGCGTGGGGAAGATCGTCGCCCCCACCCAGAACGAGTGCCCGTGGATGCAGTCCTCGCCGACCAGCAGCGGGATGCGCAGCCGCGTGGAGTCGACGAGCTCGTGCGCGAGCGCCAGCCGCTCCGGCGAGGCGTGCAGCAGCGACCCGGCGAGCCGCCGCAGCACGTGGTCGGCCACGTCGTCGCGGGCGTCGAGCTGCAGCATCTGCCCGACCTTCTCCTCGACGGTCATGCGGTCCAGCAGGTCCCGGACCCGGTCGGCCACGGGCAGGGCGGCGTCGAGGTAGGCGGCGGTGGTGGTCTCGGTCACGAGGGGTCCTTCTGCTCGGAGTGCTGCCGCGGGTGCGGCGGGTGGTGCGGGGCGGGGCGCACGGCGGTGACGCCGCTGGTGGGGCGCAGGCCGCGCTTGCGCATCGCGCGGGCCCGCTCCCCGGCGGACCGCAGCCGCGGGTTCACGTACTCGTCGATGCCGAAGTTGATGAGCGACAGCGCCATGCCGAGCAGCGCGATGCACAGCCCGGCCGGCACGTACCACCACCAGAAGTCGGGGAACGCGCCGTTCTGCTGCGCCCAGTACAGGATCGTGCCCCAGTTGAGGTTCGTGATGGGGATGACCCCGATGAACGCCAGCGTCGTGAGGCCCAGCACCGCGGCGGTCACGGTCCCGACGAACGACGAGGCGATGATCGCCGTCAGGTTCGGGAGCATCTCGACCGCGATGATGCGGTGGAGCGGCTCGCCGTTGGCCCGCGCGGCCTGCACGAAGTCCCGGTTGCGCAGCGACATCGTCTGCGCGCGCAGCACGCGCCCGCCCCACGCCCAGCCGGTGATGGCGAGCACCGCGGAGATGAGCAGCAGGCTCGGGTTGTCGTACTGGGAGGCCACGATGATCATCAGCGGCAGGCCGGGCAGCACGAGGAACACGTTGGTCAGCGCGGACAGCGACTCGCTGCGCCACCCGGCGACGTAGCCGGCGGTCACGCCCACGGCCACCGCGACGAGGGTCGCGATGACGCCGGCGCTGAACCCGACGACGAGCACGCCGCGGGTGCCCAGGACGATCTGGCTGAAGACGTCCTCGCCCATGTGCGTGGTGCCGAGCCAGTGCTGGGCGGACGGCGGCTGCCGGAGCGCGTCGAAGTCCTTGTCGAGCGGGCCGTACGGGGCGATGAGGTCACCGAAGACGGCCAGCAGGACGAAGAACCCGAGGATCGCGAGCCCGGTCAGGGACTTGCCGTTGCGGAACATCGCGAACGCCCGCCCGAGCCGCGCCGCGGCGCCCGTGCCGCGGGACGCCGGTCCGGCCGGCCCGGGGGCGACGGGGACCGCGGCCTCCTCGGTGGCGGTGGTGGTGGGGAACGTCATGGCTCAGCCCTCCGTCTGGCGGGTGCGCGGGTCGAGGACGGCGTACGCGACGTCCGCCAGGATGTTCGCGACCAGCACGGTCAGCGTGATGACGAGGAACAGCCCCTGCATGAGCGGGTAGTCCTTCGCGGTCGTGGCGTCGAGCAGCAGCTTGCCCACGCCGGGGTAGGAGAACACCAGCTCCATGACGAGCGTGCCGCCGACGATGAACCCGAGCGACAGCGCGAACGACGACAGCTGCGGGAGCACCGCGTTGCGGGCGGCGTAGTTCACCATCACGCGCCGCGGGGACAGGCCCTTGGCCTCGGCGACCGTCACGTAGTCCTCGTCGAGGACGGTGACCATCATGTTGCGCATCCCGAGGATCCAGCCGCCCAGCGACGCGAGCACGATCGTCAGCGCCGGCAGGGTGCCGTGCTGGACCACCTGCCCGACGAAGTCGAACGTGAGGGCGGGGGTGCTGCCCTTGTCGTAGGCGTGCGACGCGGGGAACCAGCCGAGCGTGGTGGAGAACACCGCGATGGCGATGAGGCCCATCCAGAAGTACGGCACGGTCGAGAAGAACGTGGCGACGGGGACGAGGGCGTCCGCGCGGCTGCCGCGGCGCCACCCGATCCACGACCCCAGCCCGGTGCCGAGGAAGAAGCTCAGGACGGTGGCGATGCCCACCAGCCCGACGGTCCACGGCAGGGCGGTCGCGATGACGTCGGTGACGGGCGCGAGCCCCTTGGAGAACGACCGGCCGAGGTCCCCGCGCAGCAGCAGCCCCCAGTAGTCGGCGTACTGCTGCAGCAGCGACTTCCCGTCGTCGAGCCCGAACAGCGTCCGCAGCGAGTCGGCGGCGTCCGGGCTGATGCGGCCCTGGTTCTTCTGGAGGTAGGCCGAGACGGGGTCGCCCTTCATCATGCGGGGCAGGAAGAAGTTGATGGTGATGGCCGCCCATGCCGTGAACAGGTAGAACACGGCGCGGCGCACGGCGAATCTCACGGCGGTCAGCTCCTGGCAGTCGACGTCGCCGGGCCGGCGAAGTGCGTGTCCGGGTCGGGCGAGGCGTCCCGCAGCGCGCGGGTGTAGGGGTGCTGCGGGCGCAGGATCACGTCGTCCGCGGGGCCGCTCTCCACGACGACGCCGTGGTGCAGGACCATGATCTCGTCGCTGAAGTGCCGGGCCGTGGCGAGGTCGTGCGTGATGTAGAGGACGCCGAGGTCCGACTCGCGCTGCAGCTCGGCCAGCAGGTTGAGCACGCCGAGCCGGATCGACACGTCGAGCATCGACACCGGCTCGTCGGCGACGAGCAGCGACGGCCGGGACGCCAGCGCGCGGGCGATGGCGACGCGCTGGCGCTGGCCGCCCGACAGCTCGTGCGGGCGGCGGTCGACGACGGCGGGCGGGTCCAGGTGGACGCGCTCGAGCAGCCGCACCACCTCCGCGTCCACCTCGTCGGGCGGGACCACGCGGTCCAGCCGCAGGGGGCGCTCCACGTGGTGGCGGATGGTGTGGTACGGGTTCAGCGAGGCGAACGGGTCCTGGAACACCATCCGCACCTGCTGCCGGTAGCGGCGCAGCGCCCGGCCCCGGCGCGGGATCGGGGCGCCGTCCAGCAGCACCTCGCCGCTGGTCTCCCGCTCGAGCTGCGTGATGATCTTGGCGATCGTGGACTTGCCGCTGCCGCTCTGCCCGACCAGGGCGATCGTCTGCCCGGACGTGAGCGTGAACGACACGTCGTCGAGCGCGAGCATGTCCCCCGCCCCCCGGACGCGGTAGCGCTTGGTGACGCCGCGGAGCTCCAGCGTGCTGGTGGTCATCGTGCGGCCTCCTCGGCGCTGCCCGTCCGCACG
This is a stretch of genomic DNA from Cellulomonas sp. ES6. It encodes these proteins:
- a CDS encoding DUF3515 family protein → MTARTTSAPAGPHPAGSRSGTAPRHRAAARAGVVAAVALAGAALAGCAPQVGVTVAPHATDPACARVVLTLPDSLGDGLDEVRTTSQATAAWGDPSDPVTLRCGVEVPGPTTEQCVTMETASGPGIDWLVRAEAEAADGANAPADPAENPGSSDWTFVTYGRDPAVEVHVPAAVVAERSTSFLDALSPAIAQVEATRSCV
- a CDS encoding D-alanine--D-alanine ligase family protein, producing the protein MSSTEQSPSARPRVLVLFGGRSSEHAISCATAGAVLRAIDRDRYDVLPIGITPQGRWVRVADDPDRWAIVDGRLPEVEAAPEQVLLPQEAGSRELQVIEPGVPAAALGAVDVVLPLLHGPFGEDGTLQGMLELADVRYVGAGVLASAVGMDKHFMKVVLAGAGLPVGPYVTLRGDDLATDRDGVRARVEALGLPLFVKPARAGSSIGITRVTDLADLPAAVAEAQRHDPKVVVEAAIVGREIECAVLGGRGGSRPRASLPGEIVVTDDRHGFYDFEAKYLDEAAVELSCPADLPADVIARVQDVAVRTFEAVDGEGLARVDVFVTPDGDVVVNEINTMPGFTPFSMYPRMWQQSGLSYPDLLDELLRLALERPTGLR
- a CDS encoding PLP-dependent transferase, whose protein sequence is MTHPDPTALARETLAVTAGRPPRAQGAPVNPPVVLSSTYVSQGVPQPGELMYARGDTETWGPFEQTLGALEGSTHPALVYGSGMAAIAAALSLVPHGGRLVLPRHAYQVTLGYARDLAERSDVEVDHVDVADTAAVVAALDPSTSPTGRPTSLLWVESPTNPMLEVADLPALVAAGHAAGALVAVDNTFATPLVQRPLEHGADVVVHSVTKYLAGHSDVVLGAVLTDDAALRERLHTYRTVHGAIAGPFEVYLALRGVRTLALRVERSQRTALDLAHRLAAHPGVVEVRHPGLPGDPGHARATAQMAGYGSIIGLRPAGGAAGADAVVERLRLWVPATSLGGVESSIERRRRFATESPTVPEDLLRLSVGIEDVEDLWRDLAQALPS
- a CDS encoding glycoside hydrolase family 3 N-terminal domain-containing protein; this translates as MTETTTAAYLDAALPVADRVRDLLDRMTVEEKVGQMLQLDARDDVADHVLRRLAGSLLHASPERLALAHELVDSTRLRIPLLVGEDCIHGHSFWVGATIFPTQLGMAASWDPALVEQVARATAREVAPTGVHWTFSPVLCITRDLRWGRVDETFGEDPHLIGELASAMVRGYQGDGLADPTAILATAKHFAGYSETQGGRDASEADISRRKLRSWFLPPFERVAREGCATFMLGYQTTDGVPITVNDWLLNEVLRGEWGYTGTLVTDWDNVGRMVWEQKVQPDYAHAAAAAVKAGNDMVMTTPRFFEGALEAIERGLLTEADLEPAVARILTLKFRLGLFEDPRRPDPATQAAVIGRADHAALNLEVARRSLVLLRNEGAVLPLAGGCTPGTAAAPGAPVPPGGAAAVRSVAPTGAGSRRIAVVGPLADDAQTQLGDWAGSSGQADWLPDGQPRDMITTVLDGLRAAAPEGWVVDHARGAEILTLEPDPEGATFPDGQPRPPVVVPAEPDEAMIAEAVAAARDADYVVAVVGDRIELVGEGRSTATLELVGGQVALLDALAATGTPLVVVLLASKPLVLPESALGADALVWAANPGMQGGRALAELLLGLAEPSGRLPVSFARHVGQQPTYYNQIRGQHGDRYADLTQRPAFAFGEGLTYSTVEYADLALAATDLGAGDVVRAEITVRNTGARPVRETVQVYVSDRVTSVSWADKELKAFRQVDVAPGESVRVALEVPVADCTIVDAAGRRVIEPGEFDLLVGPSSRDAALLRAPFTIR
- a CDS encoding ABC transporter permease, with translation MFRNGKSLTGLAILGFFVLLAVFGDLIAPYGPLDKDFDALRQPPSAQHWLGTTHMGEDVFSQIVLGTRGVLVVGFSAGVIATLVAVAVGVTAGYVAGWRSESLSALTNVFLVLPGLPLMIIVASQYDNPSLLLISAVLAITGWAWGGRVLRAQTMSLRNRDFVQAARANGEPLHRIIAVEMLPNLTAIIASSFVGTVTAAVLGLTTLAFIGVIPITNLNWGTILYWAQQNGAFPDFWWWYVPAGLCIALLGMALSLINFGIDEYVNPRLRSAGERARAMRKRGLRPTSGVTAVRPAPHHPPHPRQHSEQKDPS
- a CDS encoding ABC transporter permease, encoding MRFAVRRAVFYLFTAWAAITINFFLPRMMKGDPVSAYLQKNQGRISPDAADSLRTLFGLDDGKSLLQQYADYWGLLLRGDLGRSFSKGLAPVTDVIATALPWTVGLVGIATVLSFFLGTGLGSWIGWRRGSRADALVPVATFFSTVPYFWMGLIAIAVFSTTLGWFPASHAYDKGSTPALTFDFVGQVVQHGTLPALTIVLASLGGWILGMRNMMVTVLDEDYVTVAEAKGLSPRRVMVNYAARNAVLPQLSSFALSLGFIVGGTLVMELVFSYPGVGKLLLDATTAKDYPLMQGLFLVITLTVLVANILADVAYAVLDPRTRQTEG
- a CDS encoding ATP-binding cassette domain-containing protein; translated protein: MTTSTLELRGVTKRYRVRGAGDMLALDDVSFTLTSGQTIALVGQSGSGKSTIAKIITQLERETSGEVLLDGAPIPRRGRALRRYRQQVRMVFQDPFASLNPYHTIRHHVERPLRLDRVVPPDEVDAEVVRLLERVHLDPPAVVDRRPHELSGGQRQRVAIARALASRPSLLVADEPVSMLDVSIRLGVLNLLAELQRESDLGVLYITHDLATARHFSDEIMVLHHGVVVESGPADDVILRPQHPYTRALRDASPDPDTHFAGPATSTARS